The DNA sequence aagaatggatgcaggcggagattcaaaggcaagtgcaagcagcacttagtcaaatgacgaaagggcaaggtacatcacagcctgaggtcaacgttagccccccaggccagttgaaaagcagcagcgcatccacggaagtaccaaccattcaggatgacacgaagctacacttccccgtggatgatgtcacggaggcttttactacctgtgagctgcatgtaccagatggaaatacaacaaaaaaggtggctatcgctgttgttaaccctatcgaccgaacgagaactccaagaatccataatcgatcagtacctggtggatatgctagcgtctcggttgatagggttgagaaaggttgtggcaatgtgcctctagacatagaatggggagacggagagaagaccttaggtgaagctgagaagacatttatttgttggcgcaagcgcttcataattattcctcaacataggtttgtgtgtgattttacatcttacattatttattatgtattgaaattaaaaaaagtttgctcacaaaacttgtaattgttttctttgcagggactcctccaacctaagtccagttctctccccagcgcatcatagtgctgcgggcggtgacaatgctggatctcctccaacacctgcggcggccacaccgaccccgccaccgcctccaccacggtctccacctcctccaccgaggtctccaactccaccgcgttctccaatgccgaaaagatcggccccaccacctccaccgcctgcaccgccctctccaaagagtgtacggtcggtcccctcgcctccaaagcgaggtagtcagaagcggtccgcccaagaaggaccgaagtcatcggtcccacctccaaagaaggctgcctcagcaaagagagctaagacgccagaaaaattaccttacgaaaagagtgaagaggaggtaattgctgcatccaaagctgaggtcaaacaattttttgataaattgaaggaggataggaaaaaacggcttaacccaaaaaagccgtacttttatgtaaagccatcggaactgaggcagaaggtggcggaccatcaaaagaagcaacgcgaagcttagaaaaagccagcacttttggactatgagcggtctctggtcaagtcttcacagcctaagaagagagtaggaaagggggtcccacagctcggagaagtatcaaaactggtgccccctttgattgtgccaaatcaatacggctcaaatgaagacttgatgccaaagaaatccttagcgttgtctgagctagactcgcttgagcgttactttggacagagcggtttaaatatggaagaaattgccgccattcttggatgccaaacatttgaaaaagccgaggtagttgatcaatggagggcaagatatgaaccgggctgGAGTCTATTCGaacctaagcgtttacacgagctcggcacacaaatgtttgcaataaacaaatggtgcattgaggcgtctaaaaggggagataattggatttctgttcgtattagacaacatcactacttccgtggaaatgacctcatatacgtgcagttcgaagaagtgcaccaattatgtcacctcgacgctctcgacaaatctcttgtcagctgcttttgtctgtaagtatttttttctttttattatacttctaacttctttaattacatgtatataatccttacacatttaggatttgtatgtatatatgcaggcaccaaatgagagagctcagaatgagaaatgacaatagtattgggttcgttgacccttatattattttcaaggctccgcaggcagtgtggacagcagatcatgagacagaagtctgcaccaatcttatgaggttctttgtgaaccaaaaagaaaaacaaaaaaaatactcttccccttcaacttcgagtgagttatatagttattaagtgcgtgcatattttattttacattataggactgactatatatatgtgtgtaaacagctttcactggatactcatggtcattgaaattcccaagaaccggttgataatctttgactcaatgagaaaaccacaagaaaattatcaacaaatggtaaacattattcaaaggtacgtaatgtcgatctcagctacaaaaatatcataatatgactttgtaattattagtttacgatccacaatggctgtgtatagggtttgggaaagattcattgaccgtgaacatctcagtggatgtaaagcgccgcttaacataatacatccacaagtaagttctactagctaacaaactttcgctaacttttagctttcttattgtcgtggtcgtgaatactttttatatatatatcgtacagtggtgtttaagacaacaaggggggaacaatctatgtgcatattacgtgtgtaaattcatgatggcacaagtcaatcaaacacccacagagacgctcaaagtacgttacatgtctcttttcattatctcctgaattatattgaataacttagataactaatacctttttttatttatttcaaattaaagacggaatggttgagggaaaaggtcctacaacaagaccgaatcaaagctatccaagagacgatagcaggatttctccacgaccaagtgatcaatccaaacggcgagtttcacttcaacggcaacgaaactcttattccaaacaacgatgatcatttgtatcgtttgtagacattgggagaaaaaactctatgtatatatgtgttacgaattttgtacatataaaactatatatatatatatataaagctttttacatatctatttaatttttgatgtggcctattcattttattataggcaaagcttaattattaagctaagcctataattttcatttatatatgcttaatatgcgtgtaatataaatatattattgtatcagcaaaaacatgtattgaaaaacctattattataaaaccaattatatattatataaaaacaataaacagaaccgaagaagtgaaccaaaaaaaagaaaccctttaagggtcctacaacgtggcagccctggcaggaccctttaacaccggtttgtATTACCAATCGGTGTTAAAGTGGGGGCTTTAGCTTCGGttccccgaaccgggactaaaggccaccctttagtcccagaatggcagcaccggctcgggaacggGGCAACAAGccgttcccgaccggtgctaatgcctaaTCCTGCAACAGTGTTAGGGGTAGTAACTTGATTGCATGGTATGAGCTTGTGTCAAAAGTAGTGTTTGTCAACCTATCTAATGACAAAAATATCTTTTTTGGTCATAGTATAACACACATGTAAACTTGAAATACCAGTCTTAGTTTTTTCCAATTACGTACAAATGGttttttgttcccattggaacGTAGAGACGACATAAGCGTGTGTGCAATAGTAGTATATAGAAACGTTGGAAAAGTTGTTTCCATGTGTGCAAGGCACTGTATGAGAAAACTTAATTTATAGTCGGGTACTAAAACTTTttgtaagaaaaaaaaatgaaaatggcACCACTGACTGTATAGGTCCCCTACGTGCATTATTTGTTTTGTATCATTCCGCGTTACATTTTTTGATGATGAGATTTTTTTTTGCAGTACAGGGAATTTTTTAAGCTCAAACATGTTTTAACTAAAGACAAGCTCCTGCTTGAAGGAAGGCATGCACGAAGCTTCTAGCATTGAATATAATATAAGAGTGTTGAGTATGTTGGGGGCTAGGAATGTATCACTGATTACATCTTTTTAGACAGAAAGCGAACTTGGTGactgaaaaaaaaatacttgACTAATTAATTAAGTGACTTGATATACTATATCCCTGAAGCACATTTGGAACTCCGTGTGCAAGCAATCTTTTGTAACGATCAAGTATCGAGCCAGCTACATTCATTCGGTAACATCTATATCTATGGTTCCAATGTGCTTTAGAACTTCTAAATATATTTCATCATAGAGTAAAAAAATTCACTTCTATTATACATTGTTACAAAATTCAATATTTCAGGTGATTCCCCTTCCATCCATACTGTAAACCTTATCAGTCTTTAAATTTTGCAAGACTCATGAATTTAACAGCATATTAGACAAAATTTCTATGTCCCAAACTCACTGAAGTTTGTCGCATATATATTAGTAGTAGTATCATCGTCACACCTCCAGTTTACATGTACCAAACATACCAAGCTTCGTCGAACAGCACCTTGCatctctgtctctctctctctagaactCACCGACATCTCTCTTTGTCTCTCAACATACTGAAATAAAAACTATACTTAGTCCACTAGAACACTGTACGATGAAGGAAGACAATACATATTTAAGCTGGACACCAGAACAAAACACCAGCAGCGAAACACATGTTCAGTTTTTATAGGATAGCGAGGGGCACCATGCATGCTTCGTCCTCCTCGTAGCTAGCACGGGCCGTCGACCTCCAAGCTCCTTGGAGGCATCTGGAAGAAATGGTCCCAGGCATACTGGAAGCTGACGGTGGCCATACTGGCGATTGGCTGGCCGCCGTTCACCAGGTAGACGCCACCGTCGTCGGCGCGGAACGCCGCCGGATCCACGTCCACTGTGGTCGCGAAGCCCATGCCGTCGAGGCGCACGTTCCTGACGGCGCATGGACACTGGTTCTTCACCTCCACCACGAAGATGGTGTCGCCGCCGGGCACTATCGTGCCGGTGTTGATGGTGTCCACCTGGATGCTTGACGTGTTGCATCGCTCGCCATTTGCTCCTGATCATGCATGTATTTGTTATATACAATGTATGTGGAGTCTACTGTATGTGGGTATATATAAATATGAAGAAACAATCTTTTccgtcttgtttggatgttgtctgaTTCATATCAATCCGCATGTGTTAAGGTGGATTGGAATGGAActtaaactaaattccaccccaatccacaccaacacacatggattaaAGTGAATccaacaacatccaaacaaggccttcatGTGTAAAA is a window from the Sorghum bicolor cultivar BTx623 chromosome 5, Sorghum_bicolor_NCBIv3, whole genome shotgun sequence genome containing:
- the LOC8083100 gene encoding protein TAPETUM DETERMINANT 1, with product MATCHQLQPILTIVVFTIFVIGANGERCNTSSIQVDTINTGTIVPGGDTIFVVEVKNQCPCAVRNVRLDGMGFATTVDVDPAAFRADDGGVYLVNGGQPIASMATVSFQYAWDHFFQMPPRSLEVDGPC